A stretch of Prinia subflava isolate CZ2003 ecotype Zambia chromosome 14, Cam_Psub_1.2, whole genome shotgun sequence DNA encodes these proteins:
- the FAM3D gene encoding protein FAM3D: MRVTAVIRYLALLITLLSTWLLVQTYFQHSWKAISLRSWLGATKKPSSEKLPRHKCGNQKSCPQNYFAFKIISGAANVVGPSICFEDLVLMSSVKNNIGRGLNIALVNGTTGQLLKTDTFDMYSGDITKLETFLQGIKHGTIVLSASYDDAATKMNDKVRAYFKALGSSHVNKLAFRDNWVFLGGKGLMNKSPFEKHIKNDQETNKYEGWPELLEMEGCAPRKMD; encoded by the exons ATGCGGGTAACAG CTGTGATCCGGTACCTGGCGCTGCTCATCACCCTGCTGAGCACCTGGCTCCTCGTGCAGACCTacttccagcacagctggaaagcCATCAGCCTGCGCAGCTGGCTCG GTGCCACAAAGAAGCCCAGCA GTGAGAAGCTGCCCCGGCACAAGTGTGGGAACCAGAAGAGCTGCCCCCAGAATTATTTTGCCTTCAAGATCATCAGTGGTGCTGCAAATGTGGTGGGACCCTCGATCTGCTTTGAAGACTTGGT CCTCATGAGCAGTGTGAAAAACAACATTGGCAGAGGACTGAACATTGCACTGGTGAATG GAACAACCGGGCAGCTCCTGAAAACCGACACCTTCGACATGTACTCAGGAG ACATCACCAAGCTGGAAACCTTCCTCCAAGGGATCAAGCATGGCACCATTGTGCTGTCAGCAAGCTACGATGACGCTGCCACAAA GATGAATGACAAAGTAAGGGCATATTTCAAGGCGCTGGGCAGCAGCCATGTGAACAAGCTGGCCTTCCGGGACAACTGGGTCTTCTTGGGAGGAAAAGGGCTGATGAACAAGAGCCCCTTTGAAAAG CACATTAAAAATGATCAAGAGACAAATAAATACGAGGGCtggcctgagctgctggagatggAGGGCTGTGCCCCCAGGAAGATGGACTAG